In Sparus aurata chromosome 2, fSpaAur1.1, whole genome shotgun sequence, a single genomic region encodes these proteins:
- the eif3k gene encoding eukaryotic translation initiation factor 3 subunit K isoform X2 yields MSSPIEQMRTNVGKLLRGIDRYNPENLATLERYVETQARENSYDLEANLAVLKLYQFNPAYFQTQVTSQILLKALTNLPHTDFTLCKCMIDQTHQEERPIRQILYLGNLLETCHFQSFWTSLEENRELIDGITGFEDSVRKFICHVVGITYQNIEHRLLAEMLGDPLDTQVKVWMNKFGWTENDEGQIFIFNQEESVKPKNIVEKIDFESVSSIMATSQ; encoded by the exons ATGTCGTCGCCTATCGAGCAGATGAGGACGAACGTGGGGAAGCTCCTGCGAGGAATCGACAG GTACAACCCAGAAAACCTTGCGACGCTGGAGCGCTACGTGGAGACACAGGCCAGAGAGAACTCCTACGACCTGGAGGCCAACCTGGCCGTCCTGAAGCT GTACCAGTTCAACCCGGCCTACTTCCAGACTCAGGTGACGTCACAGATTCTGCTGAAGGCTCTGACCAACCTGCCGCACACCGACTTCACTCTGTGCAAGTGCATGATCGACCAGACTCAC CAAGAGGAGCGCCCCATCAGACAGATCCTGTACCTGGGGAACCTGCTGGAGACCTGCCACTTCCAGAGCTTCTgg ACGAGtctggaggagaacagagagcTCATTGACGGCATCACTGGTTTCGAGGACTCTGTTCGCAAGT tcaTCTGTCACGTCGTGGGAATCACCTACCAGAACATCGAGCACCGGTTACTGGCTGAGATGCTGGGAGACCCGCTGG ACACGCAGGTGAAGGTCTGGATGAACAAGTTCGGCTGGACAGAGAACGATGAaggacagatcttcatcttCAACCAGGAGGAGAGCGTGAAGCCCAAGAACATCGTGGAGAAGATCGACTTTGAGA
- the eif3k gene encoding eukaryotic translation initiation factor 3 subunit K isoform X1: MSSPIEQMRTNVGKLLRGIDRYNPENLATLERYVETQARENSYDLEANLAVLKLYQFNPAYFQTQVTSQILLKALTNLPHTDFTLCKCMIDQTHQQEERPIRQILYLGNLLETCHFQSFWTSLEENRELIDGITGFEDSVRKFICHVVGITYQNIEHRLLAEMLGDPLDTQVKVWMNKFGWTENDEGQIFIFNQEESVKPKNIVEKIDFESVSSIMATSQ, encoded by the exons ATGTCGTCGCCTATCGAGCAGATGAGGACGAACGTGGGGAAGCTCCTGCGAGGAATCGACAG GTACAACCCAGAAAACCTTGCGACGCTGGAGCGCTACGTGGAGACACAGGCCAGAGAGAACTCCTACGACCTGGAGGCCAACCTGGCCGTCCTGAAGCT GTACCAGTTCAACCCGGCCTACTTCCAGACTCAGGTGACGTCACAGATTCTGCTGAAGGCTCTGACCAACCTGCCGCACACCGACTTCACTCTGTGCAAGTGCATGATCGACCAGACTCAC CAGCAAGAGGAGCGCCCCATCAGACAGATCCTGTACCTGGGGAACCTGCTGGAGACCTGCCACTTCCAGAGCTTCTgg ACGAGtctggaggagaacagagagcTCATTGACGGCATCACTGGTTTCGAGGACTCTGTTCGCAAGT tcaTCTGTCACGTCGTGGGAATCACCTACCAGAACATCGAGCACCGGTTACTGGCTGAGATGCTGGGAGACCCGCTGG ACACGCAGGTGAAGGTCTGGATGAACAAGTTCGGCTGGACAGAGAACGATGAaggacagatcttcatcttCAACCAGGAGGAGAGCGTGAAGCCCAAGAACATCGTGGAGAAGATCGACTTTGAGA